One Helianthus annuus cultivar XRQ/B chromosome 12, HanXRQr2.0-SUNRISE, whole genome shotgun sequence genomic region harbors:
- the LOC110892617 gene encoding mental retardation GTPase activating protein homolog 4-like, with the protein MSQDHNLLQELEVVSPKIVKATPKIKVSKTVLKKKSKETKKPPTPPHEPTPPQSPIQSPPRQPTPPQQSSPPKQPTPPRQPSPIHQTPPQQPFVTSQEIFQTPPLTQMQPGLSSRGLYTPQDNLLDVGDFDFSNTSQVRNVEKKVEEVVAENKRLAAENKKVSDREKVLEIRVKKLEIENKELMKTIDSDQSEIDILKVKVADLEEEKARRDEQNEYFKLKKKEFEAAKALRDHEFYMLNKVVESMLGTSVDKKFEELQVEELRAERQAKIDEQMKDKGKGVEGSSAVTERSIVPSMVVDNPEPITAISGLFEDEAHLEELLGNSDDEDDEEEDEEEDGEDENVFSASSHGSGKDDDDDDVLRVAQV; encoded by the coding sequence ATGTCTCAGGATCACAATCTTCTCCAAGAGTTAGAAGTGGTTTCTCCAAAGATTGTCAAAGCTACTCCAAAGATCAAAGTATCGAAGACTGTGCTAAAAAAGAAATCAAAAGAAACCAAGAAACCACCTACGCCACCACatgaaccaacaccaccacaatcaccTATACAATCACCACCCCGACAACCTACTCCACCACAACAATCCTCACCACCTAAACAACCAACACctccaagacaaccatcacctattcatcaaacaccaccacaacaacctttTGTTACCTcacaagaaatatttcaaacacctccactcacccaaaTGCAACCTGGTTTGTCTAGCAGAGGTCTTTATACTCCACAGGATAATCTTTTAGATGTTGGAGATTTTGATTTTTCCAACACTTCACAAGTCAgaaatgttgaaaagaaagttgaagaagtTGTTGCTGAGAACAAGAGGCTAGCAGCAGAAAACAAGAAAGTGTCTGATAGAGAGAAAGTTTTAGAAATACGTGTGAAGAAGCTGGAGATTGAAAACAAAGAGTTGATGAAAACGATTGACTCTGATCAATCAGAAATTGATATCTTGAAGGTTAAAGTTGCTGATCTTGAAGAAGAAAAGGCTAGACGTGATGAACAGAATGAATACTTTAAGTTGAAGAAAAAAGAATTTGAAGCAGCTAAAGCATTAAGAGATCACGAGTTCTATATGCTGAACAAAGTTGTTGAAAGCATGCTTGGAACATCGGTAGATAAAAAGTTTGAAGAGTTGCAGGTTGAAGAGCTCAGAGCTGAACGTCAAGCCAAAATAGACGAGCAAATGAAAGACAAAGGCAAAGGAGTTGAAGGAAGTTCAGCTGTGACTGAAAGATCGATTGTTCCTTCAATGGTTGTTGATAATCCTGAGCCTATCACTGCAATATCTGGTTTGTTTGAGGATGAAGCACATCTTGAAGAGTTGTTGGGtaacagtgatgatgaagatgatgaagaggaggatgaagaggaagatggTGAAGATGAAAACGTATTCTCTGCGAGCAGTCATGGATCtggtaaagatgatgatgatgatgatgtgctCAGGGTGGCACAGGTTTGA